In one Silene latifolia isolate original U9 population chromosome 10, ASM4854445v1, whole genome shotgun sequence genomic region, the following are encoded:
- the LOC141607653 gene encoding putative mitochondrial protein AtMg00860, with protein MVKEVAFLGYIVSGRGISVDQEKVAAIQSWPTPKTITEVRGFHGLAYFYWRFIINFSAVVAPITECIKKGDFQWTEVAKQSFERIKKMMCETHILILPGFDKLFEVECDISGVGIGEVLIQCQKLVAYFSEKLNGAKLKYSTYDKERYAIVRSVMHWSHYLKPKTFVQQELNQGLPILTRPQFKSQ; from the coding sequence ATGGTTAAGGAAGTGGCCTTCTTAGGATACATTGTATCTGGGAGGGGTATCTCTGTTGATCAAGAAAAGGTAGCAGCAATACAATCATGGCCAACTCCTAAAACAATCACTGAGGTGAGAGGGTTCCATGGATTGGCTTATTTTTATTGGAGATTCATCATAAACTTCAGTGCAGTTGTTGCACCCATCACTGAATGCATAAAAAAGGGAGACTTTCAGTGGACTGAAGTTGCTAAACAATCCTTTGAAAGGATAAAGAAAATGATGTGTGAGACCCATATCCTGATACTACCAGGTTTTGATAAACtatttgaagttgagtgtgataTAAGTGGAGTAGGGATTGGAGAAGTTCTAATCCAGTGCCAGAAACTTGTGGCATATTTCAGTGAAAAATTGAATGGTGCCAAACTGAAATACTCCACATATGATAAAGAACGTTATGCAATTGTTAGATCAGTCATGCACTGGAGCCATTATCTGAAACCAAAGACATTTGTGCAGCAGGAGCTGAATCAAGGGCTCCCAATCCTGACCAGGCCACAGTTCAAGTCCCAGTAA